GACAGATGGTTACGGTAGAGGAAAGCGTGTCAGCCTTTCAAGGCAAGGCCCTGCGGACAGTTCACCAGAGGTGTAGGGAAAACCCGACAGGTTCGAGAGGAATCGGTGTAGCCCGTTGTAGGACTTTGCCCTTAGCACTCACTGAAGTTGAATTTGCGGCCACCAAAGGTAAGCGAGGGAGCAACCTCCCTCGCGACTTCAAACGTGAGCCGGAACCGGCAGCGGCGCGGCCAGCAGGCGCTCATCGAGCAGACCCAGACCCTCCTGAAACAACTGATTGCTGCGCTCGGTATCGCCCAGTTGCGCGAGCAAGCGCGCCAGTTCCGCACAGGCTTCCGGATTACGCTGCACGCGCAGGCTGCTTTCGAGGTAGTCCCGCGCCTTGCCCCACAGGCTGGCTTGCAGACACAGACGTCCCAACGTCAGGAGCAGGCTCGGATCGTGCGGATGATCTTTGAGCCAGCCTTCGGCGGTTTGCAGCTGGCGTGCCGGATCACTGCCGCGCACCAGACCATAAAGACGCGCCAGATGACTGTCGTACTTGCGCTTGAGCGCGGTGCGCAGCACCTCTTCCGCCTCGACCTGAGCACCCAGCTGACGCAACTGCTCGGCATAGGCCAACACCAGCGGCGGCTCCTGACGTTGCGCCGAGGTGAGCTGCTGCCATGCCCGGCTGAGCGACTGCAGGCCGACTGTGCCGTCCTCTTCGCGCTGTGCAGCCAGTGACAGGTTTTCACCCCAGGCACGACGCTCAAGCTCAGCCAGTTCGGCAGGTGGCAGGACTTTGTCCTTGCGCAATTCGGGCAACAAACGAATCACCGCCGACCATTCACCGCGCTGCTGATACAGACGCTGTAACTGGCGCAGTGTCTGCACATTATGGGGGTGACGCTCGTGCATGGCCTGCAGAGTCACTAGCGCGCCGTCGGTATCGCCACGGTCGGTCTGCAACTGGGCATGGCTCAAGGCAATCGCCAGTTCCGCCTGCGGCTGACGCTCCAGCGCCCGTTCGAGCAGACGATCGGATTCCTCGTAATTGCCTTGCTCGTTCGCCGCGCGGGCAGCGCCGAGGTAATACAGCAGCGGTTGGCGTTCGGCCTCTGCGGCTCGATATAGATGACGCTGGGCGCTGGCCCAACGACCTTCAGCCAAGTCCAGCTGACCATGTTCGATGGCCACCTGCACCCGGCGGCTGCGGTTGCGCCGTGA
The sequence above is drawn from the Pseudomonas sp. FP2196 genome and encodes:
- a CDS encoding heme biosynthesis protein HemY — translated: MKRLYVIVFLVIAATAALGLAIAEHSGYVLVAYKSFRYESSLWATLALIAVLWLLIWGIKALVELVMASSGVVNPWSRRNRSRRVQVAIEHGQLDLAEGRWASAQRHLYRAAEAERQPLLYYLGAARAANEQGNYEESDRLLERALERQPQAELAIALSHAQLQTDRGDTDGALVTLQAMHERHPHNVQTLRQLQRLYQQRGEWSAVIRLLPELRKDKVLPPAELAELERRAWGENLSLAAQREEDGTVGLQSLSRAWQQLTSAQRQEPPLVLAYAEQLRQLGAQVEAEEVLRTALKRKYDSHLARLYGLVRGSDPARQLQTAEGWLKDHPHDPSLLLTLGRLCLQASLWGKARDYLESSLRVQRNPEACAELARLLAQLGDTERSNQLFQEGLGLLDERLLAAPLPVPAHV